The genomic interval GCGAAGTTCGTCTACGACTTCACCGAGGGAAACAAGGACCTCAAGGACCTCCTGGGTGGCAAGGGCGCGAACCTCGCCGAGATGACCAACCTGGGACTTCCCGTTCCCCCCGGCTTCACCATCACGACCGAAGCCTGCAAGGTCTACCTCGAGAGCGGCGAGGAGCCCGCGGCACTGCGTGACGAGGTGAGTGCGCACCTCGACGCGCTGGAGCAGCGCATGGGCAAGAAGCTCGGCCAGGCCGACGACCCGCTGCTCGTCTCGGTCCGCTCCGGCGCGAAGTTCTCCATGCCGGGGATGATGGACACGGTCCTGAACATCGGCCTCTCCGACAAGTCGGTCCAGGGTCTCGCCCGGCAGGCCGGCGACGACCGGTTCGCCTGGGACTCCTACCGGCGCCTCATCCAGATGTTCGGCAAAACCGTCCTCGGCGTCGACGGCGACCTCTTCGAGGAGGCCCTCGACAAGGCCAAGGAGGCCAAGAAGGTCACGGTCGACACCGACCTGGAGGCCGCCGACCTCAAGAAGCTGGTCACCGCCTTCAAGAAGATCGTCAAGAAGGAGGCGGGCCGGGACTTCCCGCAGGACCCGCGCGAGCAGATGGACCTCGCCATCCACGCGGTCTTCGACTCCTGGAACACCGACCGCGCCAAGCTCTACCGCCGCCAGGAGCGCATCCCCGGCGACCTGGGCACCGCGGTCAACGTCTGCTCGATGGTCTTCGGCAACCTCGGCCCCGACTCCGGCACCGGCGTCGCCTTCACCCGTGACCCCGCCTCCGGCCACCAGGGCGTCTACGGCGACTACCTCCAGAACGCCCAGGGCGAGGACGTCGTCGCGGGCATCCGCAACACCGTCCCGCTCGCGGAGCTGGAGCAGATCGACAAGAAGTCGTACGACCAGCTGATGCAGATCATGGCGACGCTGGAGAACCACTACAAGGACCTCTGCGACATCGAGTTCACCATCGAGCGCGGTCAGCTGTGGATGCTCCAGACCCGGGTCGGCAAGCGCACGGCGGGCGCGGCCTTCCGGATCGCCACCCAGCTCGTCGACCAGGGTTTGATCGACGAGGCCGAGGCGCTCCAGCGCGTCACCGGCGCCCAGCTCGCCCAGCTGATGTTCCCGCGCTTCGACGAGAACACCAAGGTCGCGCAGGTCGGCCGGGGCATCGCGGCCTCGCCGGGCGCGGCCGTCGGCAAGGCGGTCTTCGACTCGTACACCGCGGTGAAGTGGTCGCGTTCGGGCGAGAAGGTCATCCTGGTCCGCCGGGAGACCAACCCGGACGACCTCGACGGCATGATCGCGGCCGAGGGCATCCTGACCTCCCGCGGCGGCAAGACCTCCCACGCGGCCGTCGTCGCGCGCGGCATGGGCAAGACCTGTGTCTGCGGCGCCGAGGAGCTGGAGGTCGACACCAAGCGGCGCCGGATGACCGTGCCGGGCGGGCACGTGGTGGAGGAGGGCGACCTCATCTCCATCGACGGGTCCAGCGGCAAGGTGTACCTCGGTGAGGTCCCGGTCGTCCCGTCCCCCGTCGTGGAGTACTTCGAGGGCCGGATGCACGCGGGCGCCAACGACGCCGACGAGCTGGTCGAGGCCGTGCACCGGATCATGGCGTTCGCCGACCGCAAGCGCCGGCTGCGGGTGCGGGCCAACGCGGACAACGCCGAGGACGCGCTGCGCGCCCGTCGCTTCGGCGCGCAGGGCATCGGCCTGTGCCGTACCGAGCACATGTTCCTCGGTGACCGCCGTGAACTGGTCGAGCGCCTGATCCTGGCCGACACGGAGACCGAGCGCGAGGAGTCCCTGAAGGCGCTGCTCCCCCTGCAGAAGCAGGACTTCGTGGAGCTCTTCTCGGCGATGGACGGCCTGCCGGTGACGGTCCGCCTCCTCGACCCGCCGCTGCACGAGTTCCTCCCCGACATCACCGAACTGTCGGTCCGCGTGGCGCTGGCGGAGTCCCGTCAGGAGCCGCACGAGAACGAACTCCGCCTCCTCCAGGCCGTGCACCGGCTGCACGAGCAGAACCCGATGCTGGGCCTGCGCGGCGTACGCCTCGGTCTGGTGATCCCGGGCCTGTTCACCATGCAGGTACGGGCGATCGCGGAGGCCGCGGCCGAGCGCAAGAACGCCAAGGGCGACCCGCGCGCGGAGATCATGATCCCGCTCGTCGGCACCGTCCAGGAGCTGGAGATCGTCCGCGAGGAGGCCGACCAGGTCGTCGCGGAGGTCGAGGCGGCGACCGGCGTGGAGCTGAAGCTG from Streptomyces sp. CC0208 carries:
- the ppdK gene encoding pyruvate, phosphate dikinase, with protein sequence MSENKEPHVAKFVYDFTEGNKDLKDLLGGKGANLAEMTNLGLPVPPGFTITTEACKVYLESGEEPAALRDEVSAHLDALEQRMGKKLGQADDPLLVSVRSGAKFSMPGMMDTVLNIGLSDKSVQGLARQAGDDRFAWDSYRRLIQMFGKTVLGVDGDLFEEALDKAKEAKKVTVDTDLEAADLKKLVTAFKKIVKKEAGRDFPQDPREQMDLAIHAVFDSWNTDRAKLYRRQERIPGDLGTAVNVCSMVFGNLGPDSGTGVAFTRDPASGHQGVYGDYLQNAQGEDVVAGIRNTVPLAELEQIDKKSYDQLMQIMATLENHYKDLCDIEFTIERGQLWMLQTRVGKRTAGAAFRIATQLVDQGLIDEAEALQRVTGAQLAQLMFPRFDENTKVAQVGRGIAASPGAAVGKAVFDSYTAVKWSRSGEKVILVRRETNPDDLDGMIAAEGILTSRGGKTSHAAVVARGMGKTCVCGAEELEVDTKRRRMTVPGGHVVEEGDLISIDGSSGKVYLGEVPVVPSPVVEYFEGRMHAGANDADELVEAVHRIMAFADRKRRLRVRANADNAEDALRARRFGAQGIGLCRTEHMFLGDRRELVERLILADTETEREESLKALLPLQKQDFVELFSAMDGLPVTVRLLDPPLHEFLPDITELSVRVALAESRQEPHENELRLLQAVHRLHEQNPMLGLRGVRLGLVIPGLFTMQVRAIAEAAAERKNAKGDPRAEIMIPLVGTVQELEIVREEADQVVAEVEAATGVELKLSIGTMIELPRAALTAGQIAEAAEFFSFGTNDLTQTVWGFSRDDVEASFFTAYLEKGIFGVSPFETIDKDGVGSLVKLAAEAGRKTRPDLKLGVCGEHGGDPESVHFFHEVGLDYVSCSPFRIPVARLEAGRAAITANGSDHR